In the Gopherus flavomarginatus isolate rGopFla2 chromosome 6, rGopFla2.mat.asm, whole genome shotgun sequence genome, one interval contains:
- the FRMD8 gene encoding FERM domain-containing protein 8 isoform X2 has product MFVCLQMEGADGAAVPPSLADRSHRSSISSMCARSVDVLVYLIDDTVVQLSVDSLMSVTVHELHRIVRDALQLPECAMEVFALWLISPLLDEPSLQFRRNVFFPKRRELQIENEAVLRLLYEEAKFNILEGRYPCDVEDCEQLGALVCRLQLGPYDQDQHTACALKEKLEAFLPAHLCRRGHSLLTALWKRGAKQPAYEQGLLQAYQTVREEAACNEPEALRQHYRAYLQRCHQLPYYGCAFFYGEIDKPAQGFLHRGGRKAVSVAISLEGVYVMDSKEKHVLLGLRFQELSWDHTYPDEEEEHILWLEFDGENEGILVNKLLKIYSKQAELMSGLIEYCLELNVAAEASALENSTLQSPTLPALASKQRPKLRRQNSVVCSRIQHLATIDYIEDGKEIKRVKPKRTASFFTRQFSHGAASYSAVQAPAESLEQG; this is encoded by the exons atgtTTGTGTGTCTACAGATGGAAGGCGCAGATGGGGCTGCTGTCCCCCCGAGCTTGGCCGATCGCTCCCATCGAAGCAGCATCTCCTCCATGTGTGCCCGAT CGGTGGATGTCCTGGTATATCTGATCGATGACACTGTGGTGCAGCTGAGCGTGGACAGTCTGATGTCTGTCACTGTTCATGAGCTACATCGCATCGTCCGGGACGCCCTGCAGCTTCCTGAGTGTGCCATGGAAGTCTTCGCCCTGTGGCTCATCTCTCCCTTGCTTG ATGAGCCTTCCCTGCAGTTCAGAAGGAACGTGTTTTTCCCGAAGAGAAGGGAGCTGCAG ATCGAAAACGAGGCTGTCCTGCGGCTGCTCTACGAAGAGGCCAAGTTCAACATCCTGGAGGGACGCTACCCGTGTGATGTGGAGGACTGCGAGCAGCTGGGGGCCCTGGTCTGCAGGCTGCAGCTGGGTCCCTACGACCAGGACCAGCATACAGCCTGTGCCTTGAA GGAGAAGCTGGAGGCCTTCCTGCCCGCTCATCTGTGCCGGCGGGGGCACAGCCTGCTCACAGCGCTGTGGAAGCGGGGGGCCAAGCAGCCAGCCTacgagcaggggctgctccaggcctaCCAAACAGTGCGGGAGGAGGCAGCCTGCAACGAGCCTGAAGCTCTGCGCCAGCACTACCGGGCCTATCTGCAGAGGTGCCACCAGCTGCCATACTATGG cTGCGCTTTCTTCTATGGGGAGATTGACAagccagcccagggcttcctgcatCGGGGAGGGCGCAAGGCAGTGTCGGTCGCCATCAGCCTGGAGGGTGTGTACGTCATGGATAGCAAGGAGAAG CACGTCTTGCTGGGCCTGCGGTTCCAGGAGCTCTCGTGGGACCACACGTACCCCGATGAGGAGGAAGAGCACATCCTCTGGCTGGAGTTCGATGGGGAAAACGAAGGGATCCTGGTCAACAAGCTGCTGAAGATTTACTCCAAGCAG gcaGAGCTGATGAGCGGCCTTATCGAGTACTGTCTGGAGCTGAATGTAGCAGCGGAGGCATCGGCCCTGGAGAACAGCACCCTCCAGAGCCCCACGCTGCCAGCTCTGGCCAGCAAGCAGCGCCCCAAGCTGCGACGGCAGAACAGCGTGGTCTGCAGCCGCATCCAGCACCTCGCCACCATAGACTACATTGAggatg GTAAAGAGATCAAGCGTGTGAAACCCAAGAGGACAGCCTCCTTCTTCACCCGCCAGTTCTCACATGGTGCTGCCTCCTAttcagctgtgcaggctccagcggagagcctggagcagggctga
- the FRMD8 gene encoding FERM domain-containing protein 8 isoform X1 produces the protein MFVCLQMEGADGAAVPPSLADRSHRSSISSMCARSVDVLVYLIDDTVVQLSVDSLMSVTVHELHRIVRDALQLPECAMEVFALWLISPLLEVQLKPKHQPYKVCRQWQELLLRFTDCQEDEIMQDEPSLQFRRNVFFPKRRELQIENEAVLRLLYEEAKFNILEGRYPCDVEDCEQLGALVCRLQLGPYDQDQHTACALKEKLEAFLPAHLCRRGHSLLTALWKRGAKQPAYEQGLLQAYQTVREEAACNEPEALRQHYRAYLQRCHQLPYYGCAFFYGEIDKPAQGFLHRGGRKAVSVAISLEGVYVMDSKEKHVLLGLRFQELSWDHTYPDEEEEHILWLEFDGENEGILVNKLLKIYSKQAELMSGLIEYCLELNVAAEASALENSTLQSPTLPALASKQRPKLRRQNSVVCSRIQHLATIDYIEDGKEIKRVKPKRTASFFTRQFSHGAASYSAVQAPAESLEQG, from the exons atgtTTGTGTGTCTACAGATGGAAGGCGCAGATGGGGCTGCTGTCCCCCCGAGCTTGGCCGATCGCTCCCATCGAAGCAGCATCTCCTCCATGTGTGCCCGAT CGGTGGATGTCCTGGTATATCTGATCGATGACACTGTGGTGCAGCTGAGCGTGGACAGTCTGATGTCTGTCACTGTTCATGAGCTACATCGCATCGTCCGGGACGCCCTGCAGCTTCCTGAGTGTGCCATGGAAGTCTTCGCCCTGTGGCTCATCTCTCCCTTGCTTG AGGTGCAGCTGAAGCCGAAGCACCAGCCATACAAGGTGTGCCGCCAGTGGCAGGAGCTGCTCTTGCGTTTCACTGATTGCCAGGAGGATGAGATCATGCAGG ATGAGCCTTCCCTGCAGTTCAGAAGGAACGTGTTTTTCCCGAAGAGAAGGGAGCTGCAG ATCGAAAACGAGGCTGTCCTGCGGCTGCTCTACGAAGAGGCCAAGTTCAACATCCTGGAGGGACGCTACCCGTGTGATGTGGAGGACTGCGAGCAGCTGGGGGCCCTGGTCTGCAGGCTGCAGCTGGGTCCCTACGACCAGGACCAGCATACAGCCTGTGCCTTGAA GGAGAAGCTGGAGGCCTTCCTGCCCGCTCATCTGTGCCGGCGGGGGCACAGCCTGCTCACAGCGCTGTGGAAGCGGGGGGCCAAGCAGCCAGCCTacgagcaggggctgctccaggcctaCCAAACAGTGCGGGAGGAGGCAGCCTGCAACGAGCCTGAAGCTCTGCGCCAGCACTACCGGGCCTATCTGCAGAGGTGCCACCAGCTGCCATACTATGG cTGCGCTTTCTTCTATGGGGAGATTGACAagccagcccagggcttcctgcatCGGGGAGGGCGCAAGGCAGTGTCGGTCGCCATCAGCCTGGAGGGTGTGTACGTCATGGATAGCAAGGAGAAG CACGTCTTGCTGGGCCTGCGGTTCCAGGAGCTCTCGTGGGACCACACGTACCCCGATGAGGAGGAAGAGCACATCCTCTGGCTGGAGTTCGATGGGGAAAACGAAGGGATCCTGGTCAACAAGCTGCTGAAGATTTACTCCAAGCAG gcaGAGCTGATGAGCGGCCTTATCGAGTACTGTCTGGAGCTGAATGTAGCAGCGGAGGCATCGGCCCTGGAGAACAGCACCCTCCAGAGCCCCACGCTGCCAGCTCTGGCCAGCAAGCAGCGCCCCAAGCTGCGACGGCAGAACAGCGTGGTCTGCAGCCGCATCCAGCACCTCGCCACCATAGACTACATTGAggatg GTAAAGAGATCAAGCGTGTGAAACCCAAGAGGACAGCCTCCTTCTTCACCCGCCAGTTCTCACATGGTGCTGCCTCCTAttcagctgtgcaggctccagcggagagcctggagcagggctga
- the SLC25A45 gene encoding solute carrier family 25 member 45 isoform X1: protein MPLEEFVAGWISGAVGLALGHPVDTVKVRLQTQSGYRGILDCVIKTYRNETVLGFFKGMSFPLLSVALVNSVMFGAYSNALLYLSTTHHHDRHTNPPSYAHVLTAGSFSGLMQAVVLAPVDLIKVRLQNQLHPYGLRSLAGASGAQYRGPVHCGASIFREEGVMGLFRGTQALVLRDTPTLAIYFLTYTSLCQAMTAQGREPGPVTVLVAGGCAGTVSWVLATPLDVIKARLQMDGVKGVSYCGVWDCIRISVRRDGPQVFLKGLTLNIIRAFPVNAVTFLSYENILKLIC from the exons ATGCCCCTGGAGGAGTTTGTGGCTGGCTGGATTTCAG GAGCTGTGGGTCTGGCCTTGGGGCACCCAGTGGACACAGTGAAG GTGCGGCTGCAGACCCAGTCTGGCTATCGGGGGATCCTGGATTGCGTAATCAAAACGTACCGCAATGAAACG GTCCTAGGCTTCTTTAAGGGGATGAGTTTCCCACTGCTGAGCGTGGCCCTGGTTAACTCAGTGATGTTTGGGGCCTACAGCAATGCCCTGCTGTACCTGAGCACCACCCATCACCACGACCGCCACACCAACCCTCCCAGCTACGCCCACGTCCTCACCGCTGGCAGCTTCTCCGGCCTGATGCAG GCTGTGGTCCTGGCTCCTGTTGACCTGATCAAAGTTCGGCTACAGAACCAGCTTCACCCCTATGGACTGAGGAGTCTAGCGGGGGCCTCTGGAGCCCAGTACCGGGGCCCAGTGCACTGCGGTGCCAGCATATTCCGCGAGGAGGGGGTCATGGGCCTGTTCCGGGGCACCCAGGCCCTGGTGCTGCGAGATACACCCACTTTGGCCATCTACTTCCTCACTTACACCAGCCTCTGCCAGGCCATGACAGCGCAGGGGCGAGAACCAG GGCCAGTGACAGTTCTcgtagctgggggctgtgctggCACCGTCTCCTGGGTCTTAGCCACGCCCCTGGACGTGATCAAGGCCCGGCTCCAGATGGACGGGGTGAAGGGAGTGTCCTACTGCGGGGTCTGGGATTGCATCCGCATCAGTGTTCGGCGTGATGGACCCCAGGTGTTCCTAAAGGGCCTTACCCTGAACATTATCCGTGCCTTCCCTGTCAACGCGGTGACCTTCCTGAGCTACGAGAACATCCTGAAACTCATCTGCtga
- the SLC25A45 gene encoding solute carrier family 25 member 45 isoform X2: MPLEEFVAGWISGAVGLALGHPVDTVKVLGFFKGMSFPLLSVALVNSVMFGAYSNALLYLSTTHHHDRHTNPPSYAHVLTAGSFSGLMQAVVLAPVDLIKVRLQNQLHPYGLRSLAGASGAQYRGPVHCGASIFREEGVMGLFRGTQALVLRDTPTLAIYFLTYTSLCQAMTAQGREPGPVTVLVAGGCAGTVSWVLATPLDVIKARLQMDGVKGVSYCGVWDCIRISVRRDGPQVFLKGLTLNIIRAFPVNAVTFLSYENILKLIC; the protein is encoded by the exons ATGCCCCTGGAGGAGTTTGTGGCTGGCTGGATTTCAG GAGCTGTGGGTCTGGCCTTGGGGCACCCAGTGGACACAGTGAAG GTCCTAGGCTTCTTTAAGGGGATGAGTTTCCCACTGCTGAGCGTGGCCCTGGTTAACTCAGTGATGTTTGGGGCCTACAGCAATGCCCTGCTGTACCTGAGCACCACCCATCACCACGACCGCCACACCAACCCTCCCAGCTACGCCCACGTCCTCACCGCTGGCAGCTTCTCCGGCCTGATGCAG GCTGTGGTCCTGGCTCCTGTTGACCTGATCAAAGTTCGGCTACAGAACCAGCTTCACCCCTATGGACTGAGGAGTCTAGCGGGGGCCTCTGGAGCCCAGTACCGGGGCCCAGTGCACTGCGGTGCCAGCATATTCCGCGAGGAGGGGGTCATGGGCCTGTTCCGGGGCACCCAGGCCCTGGTGCTGCGAGATACACCCACTTTGGCCATCTACTTCCTCACTTACACCAGCCTCTGCCAGGCCATGACAGCGCAGGGGCGAGAACCAG GGCCAGTGACAGTTCTcgtagctgggggctgtgctggCACCGTCTCCTGGGTCTTAGCCACGCCCCTGGACGTGATCAAGGCCCGGCTCCAGATGGACGGGGTGAAGGGAGTGTCCTACTGCGGGGTCTGGGATTGCATCCGCATCAGTGTTCGGCGTGATGGACCCCAGGTGTTCCTAAAGGGCCTTACCCTGAACATTATCCGTGCCTTCCCTGTCAACGCGGTGACCTTCCTGAGCTACGAGAACATCCTGAAACTCATCTGCtga
- the SLC25A45 gene encoding solute carrier family 25 member 45 isoform X4 — translation MPLEEFVAGWISGAVGLALGHPVDTVKAVVLAPVDLIKVRLQNQLHPYGLRSLAGASGAQYRGPVHCGASIFREEGVMGLFRGTQALVLRDTPTLAIYFLTYTSLCQAMTAQGREPGPVTVLVAGGCAGTVSWVLATPLDVIKARLQMDGVKGVSYCGVWDCIRISVRRDGPQVFLKGLTLNIIRAFPVNAVTFLSYENILKLIC, via the exons ATGCCCCTGGAGGAGTTTGTGGCTGGCTGGATTTCAG GAGCTGTGGGTCTGGCCTTGGGGCACCCAGTGGACACAGTGAAG GCTGTGGTCCTGGCTCCTGTTGACCTGATCAAAGTTCGGCTACAGAACCAGCTTCACCCCTATGGACTGAGGAGTCTAGCGGGGGCCTCTGGAGCCCAGTACCGGGGCCCAGTGCACTGCGGTGCCAGCATATTCCGCGAGGAGGGGGTCATGGGCCTGTTCCGGGGCACCCAGGCCCTGGTGCTGCGAGATACACCCACTTTGGCCATCTACTTCCTCACTTACACCAGCCTCTGCCAGGCCATGACAGCGCAGGGGCGAGAACCAG GGCCAGTGACAGTTCTcgtagctgggggctgtgctggCACCGTCTCCTGGGTCTTAGCCACGCCCCTGGACGTGATCAAGGCCCGGCTCCAGATGGACGGGGTGAAGGGAGTGTCCTACTGCGGGGTCTGGGATTGCATCCGCATCAGTGTTCGGCGTGATGGACCCCAGGTGTTCCTAAAGGGCCTTACCCTGAACATTATCCGTGCCTTCCCTGTCAACGCGGTGACCTTCCTGAGCTACGAGAACATCCTGAAACTCATCTGCtga
- the SLC25A45 gene encoding solute carrier family 25 member 45 isoform X3, whose protein sequence is MEVLGFFKGMSFPLLSVALVNSVMFGAYSNALLYLSTTHHHDRHTNPPSYAHVLTAGSFSGLMQAVVLAPVDLIKVRLQNQLHPYGLRSLAGASGAQYRGPVHCGASIFREEGVMGLFRGTQALVLRDTPTLAIYFLTYTSLCQAMTAQGREPGPVTVLVAGGCAGTVSWVLATPLDVIKARLQMDGVKGVSYCGVWDCIRISVRRDGPQVFLKGLTLNIIRAFPVNAVTFLSYENILKLIC, encoded by the exons ATGGAG GTCCTAGGCTTCTTTAAGGGGATGAGTTTCCCACTGCTGAGCGTGGCCCTGGTTAACTCAGTGATGTTTGGGGCCTACAGCAATGCCCTGCTGTACCTGAGCACCACCCATCACCACGACCGCCACACCAACCCTCCCAGCTACGCCCACGTCCTCACCGCTGGCAGCTTCTCCGGCCTGATGCAG GCTGTGGTCCTGGCTCCTGTTGACCTGATCAAAGTTCGGCTACAGAACCAGCTTCACCCCTATGGACTGAGGAGTCTAGCGGGGGCCTCTGGAGCCCAGTACCGGGGCCCAGTGCACTGCGGTGCCAGCATATTCCGCGAGGAGGGGGTCATGGGCCTGTTCCGGGGCACCCAGGCCCTGGTGCTGCGAGATACACCCACTTTGGCCATCTACTTCCTCACTTACACCAGCCTCTGCCAGGCCATGACAGCGCAGGGGCGAGAACCAG GGCCAGTGACAGTTCTcgtagctgggggctgtgctggCACCGTCTCCTGGGTCTTAGCCACGCCCCTGGACGTGATCAAGGCCCGGCTCCAGATGGACGGGGTGAAGGGAGTGTCCTACTGCGGGGTCTGGGATTGCATCCGCATCAGTGTTCGGCGTGATGGACCCCAGGTGTTCCTAAAGGGCCTTACCCTGAACATTATCCGTGCCTTCCCTGTCAACGCGGTGACCTTCCTGAGCTACGAGAACATCCTGAAACTCATCTGCtga
- the TIGD3 gene encoding tigger transposable element-derived protein 3, with product MELNGKKKLHALSLAEKIQVLEMLDESKMSQSEVARRFQVSQPQISRICKNKEKLLADWCSGTANRERKRKRESKYSSIDEALLCWFHIARTKMWDVTGPMLLQKAKELADIMGQEFVPSIGWLVRWKRRNNVCFGQRHPARAVHAPEPPCDKGPAPTSLSLPQLLKDFAPENVFGCEEVVLLYKAMPGREWEGRERLCVALCVNGSGTEKRKPVVVGKRLAPRCFFGVNTEALPVLYRSSADGQLTPELFSEWLTDFDREMGRQHRSVALVLDAERRCPDREPANIRLVFLPPRPRHDNSPSPCPLHPDIVRDFKSRYKRRLLGKVSSISSETDSSPASIAASITVLDALHMVAAAWDKVQPSLVERCFREAGCSKGKGSLGPPSLAPPRGMSLEDFWRFVDMETELASPPALPPAGAYKEEEEEEGEGEDLFGTLPTKADALKALGTLRRWFECNGSAEGVFQQFYSCEEEVERLCC from the coding sequence ATGGAGCTGAACGGGAAGAAGAAACTTCATGCTCTTTCCTTGGCAGAGAAGATCCAGGTGCTGGAGATGCTGGACGAATCCAAGATGTCCCAGTCAGAGGTGGCTCGTCGCTTCCAAGTCTCCCAGCCCCAGATCTCCCGCATCTGCAAGAACAAGGAGAAGCTGCTGGCTGACTGGTGTAGCGGGACGGCCAACCGGGAGCGGAAGCGCAAGCGGGAGTCCAAATACAGCAGCATTGACGAGGCCCTGCTGTGCTGGTTCCACATCGCCCGCACCAAGATGTGGGACGTCACAGGGCCCATGCTGCTTCAGAAAGCCAAGGAGCTCGCGGACATCATGGGCCAGGAGTTTGTGCCTAGCATTGGCTGGCTGGTGCGGTGGAAGCGCCGTAACAACGTCTGCTTTGGCCAGCGGCACCCAGCACGAGCGGTCCATGCCCCTGAGCCCCCGTGCGACAAGGGACCGGCACCGACTTCCCTcagcctgccccagctgctgaaggaTTTTGCCCCGGAGAATGTTTTTGGCTGCGAGGAGGTGGTGCTGCTGTATAAGGCCATGccgggcagggagtgggagggaagggaacgGCTGTGCGTGGCGCTGTGTGTGAACGGGAGCGGCACAGAGAAGCGGAAGCCCGTGGTGGTCGGCAAGCGGCTGGCTCCGCGATGTTTCTTTGGGGTCAACACGGAAGCTTTGCCGGTCCTTTACCGCAGCAGCGCCGATGGTCAGCTGACACCGGAGCTCTTCTCAGAGTGGCTGACGGACTTTGACCGGGAGATGGGCCGGCAGCACCGCAGTGTGGCGCTGGTGCTGGACGCCGAGCGGCGCTGCCCTGATCGAGAGCCTGCCAACATCCGCCTGGTCTTCCTGCCCCCGCGGCCTCGCCATGACAACAGCCCCTCGCCTTGCCCGCTCCACCCCGACATCGTCCGTGATTTCAAGTCCCGCTACAAGCGCAGGCTTTTGGGCAAAGTGTCCTCCATCAGCAGCGAGACTGACAGCTCCCCGGCCTCCATCGCTGCCTCCATCACTGTGCTGGACGCCCTCCACATGGTGGCGGCCGCTTGGGACAAAGTCCAGCCCTCCCTGGTGGAACGGTGCTTTAGGGAGGCCGGCTGCTCTAAggggaaggggtccctggggccccccagccttgccccccccAGGGGGATGAGCCTAGAAGATTTCTGGCGCTTTGTGGACATGGAGACAGAGctggcctctcccccagccctgcccccagccggggcctataaggaggaggaagaggaggagggggagggagaggacctTTTTGGCACCCTGCCCACCAAGGCCGATGCTTTGAAGGCCCTGGGGACCCTGCGGCGCTGGTTCGAGTGCAACGGCTCGGCCGAGGGGGTCTTCCAGCAGTTCTACAGCTgcgaggaggaggtggagcggCTGTGCTGCTAG